Genomic window (Prionailurus bengalensis isolate Pbe53 chromosome E3, Fcat_Pben_1.1_paternal_pri, whole genome shotgun sequence):
GGCGCCAGCTCCAGGTCTCCAGCCCTGGGAAGAGCAAACCCCTGAGCACATTTGTCACAGCCGGCAGAGGTTCACTCCTCCCCAGACCCTCCTCCTTTAGCCCCCTGCCTAGCCGGTGAGGACCTGAGACGTGGACCCTCGGCTTCCCCGGCCGAGGCCTGTCCTCGCTGCAGGACCAGACCGGCGCCCGTCCCCAAGGCGACCGCCACAGTCCTCAGGGTCCACACTGCCTCCTGCATCCAGCTCGGATGTGTGGGGCTCTCCgcggggaaaccgaggccccttccctgggcctctgcaTCCCTCTAGGATGCCGCACCCGAGCTTCCCCTCCGACGCCGCAGTTCTCGGCTTACGGGTCTCAGCCTTGGGGCTCCCAGCACGCGCTTGGCGCTCCCGGGAAGATGAATGaaagggcggggcggggcgccgccgagggcgcggggcggggccgcgcAGGGCAGTTCCGCCGCtcgcccgcgccccgccccgcccccgtgCCGCAgctccaggccccgccccggcccgccccTCCGCTCCCTCCCCAGGCCGCCGCGGAGCGGAGCCGGTGCCGGAGCCGGTGTCCgagaggcggcggcggcgccgcGAGCCCCGAGCCCACTCCGGCCCGGCCCGCGCTCTCCGCCTCCGCCTCccgggccggcggcggcggcggcggctgcgggcgAGCTCGCGGGGCCCGggccgcccccagccccagcccgccgggccccgccccccgccgagTGCATGAGGTTGACGCTACTTTGTTGCACCTGGAGGGAAGAACGTATGGGAGAGGAAGGTGCGCGGGgtgcgggccgggccgggcgcccgccgggggccgggcgggcgggggcgccGCGTCGGGGCGGCCGGGCGAGCGGGGGCACgggagggggccgggccgggTGGCCGCGGAGGCCGGGTCTGCTGCGAGGCCGCGCCCCTGCCTCCTCGGGGATGAGCTCGCCCTTCCCGAGCCGGCAGGCCCCTCCCTGACACGCTCCCACCCTGTTTCCCCCTCCTCGGCCCGGCGGGGTGGGCCCCTCCTCCCTTTCATCCCCGCCTGCCCCATCCCCCGACCGAAGACCACCCCGGAGAAGTCCCAGGCGCTGCCCGCCCGGCCCCGGCCTCCATCCGCGTGCCTTGCCCACCCGGGGCTCGCACTGGGGCCACCCCTTATCCTGTCTCTAAGCCGGCCGGGAAGAAAGAGGTGCTGGGGAAGCCGTAGCCCTGGGTCCGAGTTGCCCGCCCCGCTCCGTGACCTTGAGCCAGGCGCTACGtgtcaggcctcagtttccccgtcttgACAACTGGGGGCTGGGTAATTGGCCCCCGGTACTGGTGGTTGTGGGCCCGGACGGGCAGAGCAGAAATATACCTCCTCCAAGGAACCGTCGACAGTATCCTGGgggcccccacctcctctctctgcaccaaaCTCAATGCCTGCATCAGTCTTGACTGGGAGGATGACTTTCATCCTAGCCTCCTTTTCAGTCCCTTCCCCCTTACCAGGAGGCCCAAGGATTGGGTTGCAGGACAGTTAGGGTATAAAGACCCCCGAGACTCCCTCCCTGGGGTCCCCTTCCCGGGGTTCCCCCAACAGCCATCACACAGGCTCACCTGGTCCAATGCAGGTCCCGTTTATGCCAACCCgctccagccctgccccaggcccttgaAGGCCTACTTGGGACAAGGGCCCACCTCACTGTCACCCCTGTCTTAGGTTCCTGTGTCCTCATGGAAGGACAGGCTGTGGCCTGGGAGCCTAACTGTATGTCCAGGCAAGCCTTACCCTCTCCAGgactcagtctccccatctgtacaatggggaggggcaggtttGGGGGATTCGCCAGGGCCCACCCAGCTCCAAGGATGCCAGGCCCCTAGGATGACTAAGCATGCCTGGTGGCGGGCTTAAAGAGGTGCCAGTCGTCCTCAGAGCAGGTGTCGGGGAGTGCCCAGCTCTGTAACCCCAGCAGCCCCTCATAAGCCCAGGCATCGCCAAGCCTCAGACGAAGCATGAAGCACCTCTGGGCTTCCTTGCCTTTCTCCTTCTGTAGGGGCTTCAGCCCCAGATGCACCAGCCCAGTCCTTACTCTTTGAAGGTTCCTCTTCctgggcaggcaggggaggagaggggctgtgACAAGAGTTACCTGCTGCCTTATCCCTAAATCCtgctgctttctttctccctatCGACCTTGCCAGACAGTAGCTGAAGTTGAAGAAGGCTGTTGCTGGAGGGTGGACATCTGATTCCCCTCTTGagtttacagatagggaaaccgaggcccagagaggcctaGCAACTTAGCCAAAGTCTCAGCAAGACTCTCAGACCTGCATCCTTTATCCTTCTGCTCGGCACAGTGCCTGGGCGctgcctgtgtgtgcacagggATGGGCAAGTCCATGTGGGATGGGCAGGGCAGGCTGGGCCTCCGAAGAATGGTTCCTGACTCCCTGTCCACTTTACAGGAAGTGAGTTGCCCGTGTGTGCGAGCTGCGGCCAGAGGATCTATGATGGCCAGTACCTCCAGGCCCTGAATGCTGACTGGCACGCAGACTGCTTCAGgtagggggggagggggccctaAGCAAGGCCTGCCAGAGACGAGAGGCTGGGTCAGCAATCTGGGAGACCTGGCTCTTCCTTCTGGTGCTGTCTCTGGTTGTGACCACCAGCTGAAGGGGTTTCTTTTAGGCAGTGGAAACCTCTGAcaaggtttgttttatttttctttaagaacagCACCCAACGTTTTCTCTAATTTAGTAAGGGCCAGGCGCCCTCCTAAGGACTGTCTAGTTAACCTATTATATTGTCTCCATTAATGGGGACACGGAGGTTAATTCTCTTGACCAGAGTCACACACAGCCTGTGAGTGAAAGGGACACACAGCGTCCACCCTGGCTAGTGAGGCCAGAAGAGAGGCAGGCGCCagacccggggtgggggtggggcccagtcAGGAGTCCACTACGAGGCCTTCAGGGAAGGCGGCCATCGGCtcggagacagacacagacaggaaCAATAGCTCATTTGGTTGGAaaagagcagggggaggaggccaGGTTGGGATCAATTTGCGAAAGGGCCCTAAGGCCAAGATAAGGACCTTCCAAGGGCAAGAGGGAGCCAGCAGACAGGGTTTgcagaaagcaggggagggacgtgGGCGGAAGTGCCATCCCAGTGGGCAGATGGCGGTGACTTGGCAGAGAAGGGACTGTCACAGTAGTTCAGGGATCCGAGCTCATAAGGGCTGACCTAGGACAGGGACTACAAATGGAGAGAATTTCAGCTGTAGAAGGAACACTATTAGCAAGTGGTTGTCCCAGCAGCCAGCATTTATTGGGCATTCTTAACATTACATTGACtctgaacaacatgggtttgaactgcgcGGGGTCCACTTAATAGGCAGATTTTGCATGGTGCCGTACTGTAAGTGTATCTTCTCCTCTTAATGATTTTCTTCACCACCgtttctctagcttgcttttcTGTAAGACCACGGTAGGTAGTACACATAAATACGAAATCTGTGTTAATTGTACCGCTTATATTAcgggtaaggcttccagtcaacagaaGGCTATGTGTACTTAAGATCGGAGTTGAAAGTCTGGGCTTTTGCCCCGGCTGCTGGGGAGGACGGTGGGCCCTTGGCTCTCGTGAAGCTGGGGCCCGGTGGGTGATGAGCCGTGCCCAGCCGTGTTGATTTGAAACGCAGCAGACCATCCAGGGTGGCAGTGCCCTGCCTGGCGCTGGGGAGGTGGTCTGAGACCACTCGGTCACGGGTGGGATTCAGGATGGGGCTGAGAGAAATCAGGAAGAACTTTGGGGCCccctgtgctgggggtggggagggaggtgggattTGGGGAGTCATGCCGGAGGGCCAGGAATGCGGCCTCGGAAGCcacagcagggaaggaggggggcaggATGTATCAACCTAGCTTTGGACGGGTTCCTGCCCTTCATAACCAAGAGAGGGGTAAGGCCCCAGGTCAGGGCCCTAGGGAAAAGGCATGTGCCGCTGAGCCGGCTGTGATGGGGGCACAGAGAAGGCTCCCGCAGTGAGAGAGGGTCCACAGGCAGTAAGAGCCACAGCGTCCACACGCTGGCTTCCACAAGTGCTCCTGGCCCAGCGGTGTGTGCTCGGCCCAGCCTCCCCCCCAAATCTGAGCAAGGCCAGCAGCGTCCTTACCCCCGTGACAGTGAGGAATCACTCAGGACTCGCTGCTTGCCCGAGCCCCACGGCTACCCAGCAGCCAGCTTCTGGTCTCTACTTGCCTTGTTCCCAGGAGCCTCTCAGTCCATGTCGTGCACCGGCAGCAGTCGCTGGCTCCCCAGGCCTTGTGGTGAGAGGGTTGTGAGTGCATACGGCATGCCTCTGGCATCAGCACTGGGGTCCCTGTCACCACAGGACCTGCTCCTTCCTCAGCTCTAGCTCTCCCACCTCCCGGAGGGTTATGGCCGGGCTGAGTCGTCCAAGCTCTGCTTTGGTCCAGCTGCTGCCTTGGTGAGGTCCCTTCCCAGAAGCCCGCGGCACTCGAGCCCCGGGGGCCACCGTAGCTCTGGAGACATCTCCCTGGAGGCCTGgagcagggggggtggggagggctgcccTGGGCGAACAGGGGTGAGCCCACAGCTGGCACAGGGCTCAGAGCCCAGGCCGGGAGGCAGTCTCCCCCGCTTCGGGGGACCTTTCAGGCAAGGGGAACAGACTGTCTGTGGAAGTCAACCTCCGTTCCCTTGGGAGCAGCACCGGCAGGAGCAGCTGCCTTTGAGCTTGTCCCTGTCCCCAGAGAGTCCCAAGCCTCCAGGATCTCTGTCCAAGCAGAGGCCGAGGGGCACGGAGGGTGCTTCCTAAGGTGTGCAGGGCTGAGGGCCACCCGAGCCGCCAGCGGAGCCCAGGCAGAAGGCCCCTCAGCTGCTTCCTGTTGTGGGCCCAGACCAAGTCCTGCTCACCCGTGTTGCTGTATCGTCCCCGCTGCTGTGTGGCCGAGCTAGCCCCACCCTCTGCAGCCTCCAATCCTGAGGGCCTGGGGTAGGATGGGGAAGCAGCTGGCTGGGCCCACCCCACCGCAGCGCAGCCCGCTGCCCCCTGCTGCAAAGGATGCTGGCCCTGAGAAGAAGCCGCTTCCTCAAAGGAGCCAAGTGAGTGCACAGCCCCTCTCCACCCGTCCCAAACCTTAggcagggccccccacccccctgccgccCCGGGGCCCGGAGGCCACGGTGGGGCAGACCTACCTGGGACCCGGCTGTGGGGCAGGAGAACCGAGAACCGAAACCTCTAGGTCACTGTCTGGCCGCCTGCTGGGGGAAGCAGGCCGCCGCTGAGACTTCTGGTCCTTTGATCCAGTCTCCCCGCGAAGCTGGTCCTCCAGCGGCTCTTTCTGCGGGATGTGGCCCTGGGTCAAGATTGTCCCTGGGAGGGCTGGACCTGTCCCTGCAGACCTTGCCTCCCAGCGCAGCTCTCCGTGTCCTCCCCAGGGTCCTCCTCCCCACCCGAGCCTGGCTCTGTAGGTGCCTGCTCTCAGGGAAGTGTGCCCTGGACTGGGGCAAAGACCGTCTTCCAGGagctcctctctctggcccttcggCCATCTCTGCACATCCTCAGTACTGGTACTCCTCTCTTGACATCCTTGCTGGGGGCAGCAGCACGTGCGGGGCACCCCTAAGAGCCAGGCCTGCGCACCCCACGTTCCTCCTCTGGCTCGTGGCCCAGACAGAGGCCTGACGGGTGAAGGGATGGACAGGGGCCAGGCGTTCCTATGTGCCTTCCTCGTGCAAAGGTACGCCGAGGCCCTGAGTGCCAGTACCAAGCTGCTGGGTGAGTCTGGGCTAGATCCCCTCTCTGAGATGGAGACCCCGCCCGGGTGCCCTCGAGCAGTTCTGAGGGTGCTGGCGGATGAGACCTGCTCCAGGTGGAGCGTTCAGCAGGAACCGCTCACCTTCTCTCTGGGGTCCAGCATTTGTGGATGCCTGACATGGGACCTCAGAGAGCCCTCAGGTTGATGGCAGAGACTGGTAGGGCCAACGGAGGCTGGCGATGCAGACAGGCCTGGTGGAGGTGCAGACTGCTTGGAGGCACCCCCTCCAGGTGACTGAGCAGACTTCAAGGAAGTGGTGGCCAGGGAGCTGACTGCACCCACCCAGCCCTGAGTCAGCGCCACCCGGGTCTTCCAGGCCTGCTACGGTGATGAATGTGAGGGAGTGAAGGGGTAGGAGTTTGCAGGCTGGAGAAGAGCATTCTCTCCCCCATAGGAAGACAGCTGCTCCCGAGCCCCCAccagcccacccacccacccacccagaggCAGGCGAGGCCCTGCTTCCTGCAGGCTGGCAGCCAGGAGTGAGGGGGAGACTTCTATGGTGACACTGCTGTGACGCGAGGACGGTCTGGTCGGTCTGGTCGGTGGAAGGGCAAAGTGAATCACTCACTGATTGCCCCAGGACacgtgggaggtgggggagcctCCCCAAGGTCACGGTGCTTGCACACCAGCCAGCCTCTCTGCAGAGCCCGCTCCTCTGTGCC
Coding sequences:
- the LOC122472027 gene encoding translation initiation factor IF-2-like, whose translation is MLDPREKKEPLEDQLRGETGSKDQKSQRRPASPSRRPDSDLEVSVLGSPAPQPGPRPPGRCLQSYGGPRGSSAAGFWEGTSPRQQLDQSRAWTTQPGHNPPGGGRARAEEGAGPVVTGTPVLMPEACRMHSQPSHHKAWGASDCCRCTTWTERLLGTRKAS